In a single window of the Methanophagales archaeon genome:
- a CDS encoding slipin family protein, whose product MAFELLIAGIVIVVLILLASAIKVVKEYERGVIFRLGRLVGARGPGLFFIIPIFETMVKIDLRVSVFDVPPQEVITKDNVTTRVNAVVYYRVLDPEKAVTVVERYDYATSQIALTTIRGVIGQAELDELLSERDKLNQRLQKIIDEATDPWGIKISAVEIKDVELPKEMQRAMAAQAEAERDKRARIISADAEFQAAKKIAEAAGVLATQKGGMFIRALQMIKEATEEKATTVIIPFPIEMLEALGYQTEKKT is encoded by the coding sequence ATGGCTTTTGAATTGCTAATAGCTGGAATAGTAATTGTAGTGCTGATATTGCTGGCATCGGCGATAAAGGTGGTGAAGGAATACGAACGCGGTGTTATCTTCAGACTTGGGCGACTTGTTGGCGCCAGAGGACCCGGACTGTTCTTTATCATACCTATCTTCGAGACCATGGTAAAGATAGACCTCAGGGTTTCGGTATTCGATGTGCCGCCACAGGAGGTTATAACAAAGGATAATGTCACCACGCGGGTCAATGCTGTGGTCTATTACCGCGTGCTCGACCCGGAGAAAGCGGTAACTGTTGTGGAGCGATATGACTATGCCACATCCCAGATCGCACTTACCACAATAAGGGGGGTGATAGGGCAGGCGGAACTGGATGAACTGTTATCAGAGCGTGACAAGCTGAATCAAAGATTACAGAAGATAATTGACGAGGCGACCGACCCGTGGGGAATAAAGATATCAGCAGTGGAGATAAAAGACGTGGAACTGCCAAAAGAGATGCAACGCGCTATGGCGGCACAGGCAGAAGCGGAAAGGGACAAAAGAGCGAGGATTATCTCCGCAGATGCTGAATTCCAGGCAGCGAAGAAGATCGCAGAAGCAGCAGGTGTACTCGCAACGCAGAAGGGCGGGATGTTCATCAGGGCATTGCAGATGATAAAAGAGGCTACGGAGGAGAAGGCTACCACTGTTATCATCCCGTTCCCGATAGAAATGCTCGAAGCTTTAGGGTATCAGACCGAGAAGAAG